TAGGAGGCCGTCTCGTCCTCGGCAACGGTTTCGCCCGCGGCCTCGGCATCTTCTGCGGCCAACACCACCGGGTCGACCAGCTCGGCGCTCTCTTCCGACATCACCCCTTCATCCACCGCAGTGGCCACCAGATCGGTGTCGTCCATTGGCGTCTCTTCGACTGCCAGCGGCTCCTCGACCAGCGCGGCCGGTGGCGCAATCACCCGGTTGGGGCGTCGGCGCTCCTTGATGCGGGCGGCCTTGCCAGTCAGATCTCGCAGGTAATAGAGCTTGGCGCGCCGCACCTTGCCGCTGCGCATCACCTCGATCTTCTCGATGCGCGGCGAATTGATCAGGAACGTTCGCTCGACGCCGATGCCGTGCGAGGCGATGCGGCGCACGGTGAAGTTCTCGTTCACACCGCCGGAGCGGCGGCGGATGACCACGCCCTCGAAGACCTGGATTCGCTCGCGATTTCCTTCGACGACCTTCGCATGCACGCGGACGGTGTCGCCAGCGCCGAACTGCGGAAGAAATGCCTTCAGTTGCTCCTTCTCGAGCTCCTGAATGATCTGCGCGGTCATGTGCGTACTTCCTGACTGTAATGACCCAAACTGGGCGGGGCCGACCCCATCGAACCGCGAATGAGCGGAATCAAGACACAAAAAGAACGACCCCTCAGCGGTCGTAGCCGGTCGAGTTTACCATGTTTGCCCGCATGTATCGACCGTTTCAGCTCGCTGCGACGATACCCAAATCCCGGCCCGAAGCTGCTTCCAGCACATCGAGCACCTCGGCTGCCACTTCGTACCGGCCAAACGATGGCATCAGGTACACCCCCTGGGCAATTGGCAGCAGGTCGAGCAGGAGTTCCTGCGCCATTCTCACGCCCTCCTTGCGTCCGTCCGGCCCTGCGGCGTGCATGCGCTTCAGGGCATCCGGAGTCAGCGTGATGCCCGGGACCTCGTTGTGCAGGAAGTCGGCGTGCTTGGCGGACTGCAGCGGAAGGATCCCGATCATCAGCGGCACCGGGATATCGCCGCCAAAATGCCGAAGGAACCGCAACCAGACCTCTGCATCGAAAATGGGCTGCGTCATCACAAAATGCGCCCCCGCATCGAGTTTCGCGTGCAATCGCTCGGCTTCGAGTGGCAGGTCGTCGCGTGTCGGATCCACCGCGCAACCGATTCGGAAGTCAGCATGACTCCCGATGGACGAGCCAACCGCGTCCAGACCCTGGTTCATGTTGGTCAGTAGGCGAATCAGCCCAATCGAGTCGGTGTCGTAGACGCCACTGGTGCCTGGATAGCCGCCCAGCGTCGGTGGATCCCCGGTCAGCGCAAGCACCGTCCGCACACCTGCGGCATGCGCCCCCAACAGCTCTGACTGAATCCCCATCAGCGAGCGGTCACGCGTGGTGAAATGGACGATCGTCTCGATATCCACCTGATTCTGGATCATCATGCAAAGCGTCAGCGCGCTCATGCGCACGCGCGCCATCGGGGAGTCGGCCACATTGATCGCGTCGACGCCAGCGCGCTTCAGGAGTTCAGCGCCTGCCAACGCTTTTTCCGGATTGAGACCCTTCGGGGGGTCGATCTCGACAGCCACCTGGAACTTGCGTCCAAGTTCGGTGCGGAACCCGTCGGGTTGATGGAGCCCTACGCCTGGTATCGGGGCCGTCGAATCCGAGACAACAAGCTCCGGCAGGTGCGGAGCCTTCGTGTCTACGGTTCCGGTTGCGCGCTCGGCCATCGCGCGAGTCATGGCTTCGACGTGCGCCGGTGTCGTGCCACAGCACCCCCCGATGACCCGGATCCCGGCATCGGCGGCACGCACAGCGAAGTTCGCGAAATAGTCCGGCGAGCTTGGATAGAGGAGTCGTCCGCCCTGTTGCGTCGGCCAACCTGCATTCGGAATGCAAGCGAGCGCGCGCGACTCGCCACGACGGTCGAGCTCAGCGGAAAAGGCTTCCAGCACCTGAAGAAGCCGCTGCGGTCCCACAGAGCAGTTCGCGCCGATAACATCGACCTGATGCTCCAGCAACATATCGACGACGGCCGCCGCTTCGTTGCCGGCGACCGTGCGGCCATCTTCCGCAAAGGTCAACATCGCAATGACGGGAAGGTCGCTGCACTCCCGCGCCGCGGCAAGCGCCTCGCGCATTTCAGCGATATCCGGGATCGTCTCGATCGAAAGGAGATCGACGCCACCCTCGAGTAACGCTTCGATCTGTTCCCGGAAGGCAGCGCGCACCTTTTCCGCACTGGCCGTGCCGATCGGCGGCAGGCGCTGGAGCGTCGGTCCAACCGAACCGGCGATGAACACAGACCGTCCCGACACCTCGCGCTGCTCACGAGCGATCTTGGCCGCCACTCGATTGAGCTGGCGAACCTTGCCAGCGAGTCCGAGGTGGTCGAGCTTGAATCGGTTCGCGCCATAGGAATTGGTTTCGATGATCTCTGCGCCGGCCGCGATATATGCCCGATGAATCGAGGCAACCAGATCGGGGTTCGAGAGGTTCAGGACGTCGAACACCGTATCGTGTGGTACTCCGCTCGAATGCAGCATCGTCCCCATCGCGCCATCGCCGATGATTGGGCCCTGCTGAAGTCGTTCGAGAAATGGATTGGTCATTGGGGAATCGCCCGTTCTGTGGCGGAAGCGCAAGTGACAACGTGGATTGTCGTCGTGCCGACTAGAATACCGCGTACGATCCGAACTGACCTAGCGAATAGAGGGCGAACCGCCATGCGTGACGTGACGTTTGGGCTCTGTACCGACCAGAACCTCCCGTGGGACGTGCATCGGGACCGATGGCGCTATTTCGAATCGCTTGGATTCTCGTCGTTGTGGGACTGCGACCACTATCAACAACCGAGTCGACTGGACGGCAACTATTTCGAGGGATGGACGCTGCTCTCAGCGCTGGCGGCGGAAACCTCGACCGCCCGCCTTGGCGTGCTCGTCACATCGAATACATTCCGCCATCCGGCACTGGTGGCGAAGATGGCCGCAACCATCGATCACATTTCGCATGGGCGCCTGGAGGTGGGGCTCGGGGCAGGATGGTTCGTTCCCGAGCATGAATGGTTCGGCATTCCCTTTCCCGAACCGCCGGAACTGGTCGCTCGCTTTCGGGAGGCTGTGCAGATCATCGACTCCATGCTCCGCAACGAATACACAACCTTCCACGGCGACTACTACCACCTCGAAAACGCGCCCGCTCGGCCCGCGCCAATCCAGCGCCCGAGACCTCCATTGACGCTTGGAGCACACCGCAGGAAGATGCTCCGCGTTGTGGCCGAATACGCCGACCGATGGAACTCGAACGGGCCCCCGGCCGAAATCGCCAAACGGAATGCGATTCTCGACGAGCACTGCATGGAGATCGGCCGGGACCCGGCATCGATCACCCGGTCGCTATACGTCTGGTCGGCGCTCATGCCGGTCGACATCTGGAGCTCGGTGGGCGCGTTCGAAGAGATGGTCGGCGTCTACTACGAGGCTGGTATGCGCGAATTCATTGTCGATTCTCCGGGTCCCGAGCAGTTTCCAGTTCTCGAAAAAGTGGCGAGCCAGTTCATCGCCAAATGATGACGCGTTATCCTTACGTCGAGCGGTGCTGGGGTGACGCCGCTCGACGCAATCATTCGGTTTACGAAGCGGCGAGCGGGATCGCGATGCGGCGATGGCCGACTGACGCACGCGCCGTTCCCCCATCGAACCAACGAACCAGATCGAGCGAGCAATGACCGTTACTTCAGCCGGAACGTCCGCGGACCTTGCAGCGCCAGTTCAGACCGAGCGGCTCAGCCAGGGTCCCGTGATGGCGATTGGTGGTGCGGAGGACAAATTTCGCGATCGGGTGATTCTTTCACGCTTCGTAGAACTCTCCGGTGGCAAGGACGCGCGCATTGTCGTTATTCCCACCGCATCGTCGATCGAGTCGGCCGGCGAACGCTACAAGGCCATTTTTCTCGGCATGGGAGCATCTCAGGTCGATATCGCGGTGATCGGCGATCGACCCGATGCCAATTCCGAACTCGTCGTCAGGATGATTCGCCAGGCAACCGGCATTTTCATGACCGGCGGGAACCAAATGCGCCTGGCGGCCATCATCGGCGGAACCAAGGCGATGAACGCCATTCTGGATCGCAGTCTGCATTCGGCCGTCGTGGCAGGCACCAGCGCAGGCGCCTCCATCCTCTCGTCGCACATGGTGGCCTTCGGCTCGAGCGGCAATAGCCCCAAGATGCGCATGGCGCAGATGGTGGCCGGTTTCGGTCTCGTAACCGGCGCCATCATCGATCAGCACTTCCGCCAACGCGACCGGCTTGGCCGATTGATGATGATGGTCGCGTCAAACCCAAGCCTGCTTGGCGTGGGCGTCGATGAGGACACCGCGGCCATTTTCACGTCCGACGGGAAGTTGGAAGTGATTGGCAAGCACTCGGTGACGATCATCGACGGGTCGGAAGCCTATTCAGATGTTTATCGTGTCAAACGTCATGGCGGAATCACGCTCAGCGGCGCGAAAATACACGTGCTCACGAGCGGACACATCTTCGACATGGTATCGAGAACGCTGATCGGTACCCCCGCGATGATAGTCCCCGATGGCGCCACGGAGATCGTGCAACAGCCAGTCTGAGTTCCATGCAGGAGAGGCGGGATGATCGAGTTTCGTGACCACACGGTTTATCGCGGCCCGAACGTCTGGGCCCGCATGCCGTCGCTCCGCTTCACGGTCGACATCGGGGAACTGGAAGAACGGCCGACCAACAAGATTCCCGGCTTCTACGAACGAATCACCGAGCTGATTCCTTCGCTCTACGAGCACCGATGTTCGGTTGGGAAACCGGGCGGGTTCCTTCAGCGGATGCGTGAGGGCACCTGGATGGGGCATGTGCTCGAACATGTCGCGCTCGAGCTTCAGAACCTCGCCGGCGCCGAGGTCTCACGTGGCAAGACCCGTTCGACCAAAGAGAAAGGCGTCTACAACGTCGTCTTCGAATACGAACAGGAAGATGTTGGCATCGCCGCCGCCGAGCTGGCGAAACGGCTGCTCAACCACGTCGTTTACGACACTGAACCGGACTTCGATTTCCAGCACGAATTGGAACAGACCGTCATCCGCACGGCGGAACGCCTCGCGTATGGCCCTTCGACCGGCTCGATCGTCGCCGAGGCGGAACGGCGCAATATCCCGGTCATTCGCCTCGATCCGCGCCGGTCATTGGTGCAGCTGGGACATGGCGTCCATCAGAGGCGCATCTGGGCGACGGTCACCTCTGAGACGTCGAACATCGCAGTCGACACTGCCAGCAACAAGGAGCTGACGAACCGGCTGCTGCATGAGGTCGGCATTCCGGTACCCCGTGGCGTAACTGTGCGCAACGTCGACGACGCGGTCCGGGAAGCGCGCCGAATCCGCTATCCAGTCGTCATCAAGCCGCTGGATGGAAACCACGGGCGCGGCGTCTGCATCAACCTCAAGGATGAGGACGAGGTACGCGAGTTCTTCCCGACAGCCATGAGCGAATCTCGCGCAGGCATCGTCGTGGTCGAAAGCTTCATCGAAGGGCTGGACTACCGCATCCTCGTTGTCAACAACAACGTGGTCGCCGTCGCTGAACGCGTCCCTGCGCATGTCGTCGGAGACGGCGAGCACACGGTGGAGCAACTCATCGAGATCACCAACAGCGACCCGCGCCGCGGCGTTGGCCACGAAAAGATCCTCACGCGGATCTCCGTCGACGGTCAGACCATGGAAACGCTGGAACGCAACGGATTCACGCTCGATCAAGTTCCCGACAAGGGAGTGGTCGTGCCACTGAAGCGCACCGGAAACATGAGCACCGGAGGCACGTCGATCGACCGCACGGATGACATTCACCCCGACAACGAGGAGATCGCGCGTCAGGCTGCGATGGTCGTTGGGCTCGACATCGCCGGTATCGATTTCATCGTGCCCGATATCTCGAAATCGATCCGGCAATCCGGCGGCGCGATCGTCGAGGTCAATGCCGGTCCCGGCTTCCGCATGCACACGAACCCCACGGAGGGCCACCCCCGCCATGTGGGCCGCGCTGTGGTGGACATGCTATTCCCGCCAGGATCGAAATCGCGAGTCCCGATCGTGGCCGTCACGGGCACGAATGGCAAGACCACGACCGTGCGCATGATCTCGCACATCATGAAAACCGCCGGTCGCCGCGTGGGCATGACCACCACCGACGGTATCTATATCGACGGCACCCAGATCATGGCCGGCGACATGAGCGGCCCGACGAGCGCCAAGATGGTGCTCAAGAACCCGACCATCAACTACGCAGTGCTCGAAACTGCCCGTGGCGGAATTCTGCGATCCGGACTTGGCTTCGACCGCTGTGATATTGCCGTCGTCACCAATGTCACGAGCGACCATCTCGGCCAGCACGGGATCGACTCGCTTTCCGATCTCGCCAAGGTCAAAGCGGTCGTGCCGCAGTCCGTGTTCCGCGACGGGAAGTCGGTGCTGAGCGCCGACAACGAATGGACTGTCGAGATGGCGCGCTATGCGCGCGGCGAAATCCTCTACTTCTCGATGCATGAAGACAACCCGGTCATTCGTGAGCATCTCCGAAACAAGGGCCGCGCGGTGATTCTGCGTCCGGTGTCGGCCGGAGAGATGATCACCGTCATCGAGAACCGCCGTGAGACGAGTCTCTTGCTGGCGAGCCAGATACCAGCCACCTACGACGGTCGGTTGCGCGTCAACGTCGCCAACGCGCTTGCGGCAGTGACCGCGGCGCTGGCGGACGATGTCCAGCTCGAATACATCCGCCAGGCCATGCGTACGTTTACGTCGAGCTTCTATCAGACTCCGGGGCGGTTCAATTTGCTCGAGTTCCAGGGCAGACGGATCATCATGGACTACTGCCACAACATTGCTGGGCTCGAGTCGATGGCCGACTTCGTCAAGCGCATGGATGCCTCGCGCGCGATTGCGGTCATTTCCATGCCTGGTGACCGGTTGGACGATGACATCGCCGCGTTTGGAAAACTCGCCGGCGAAACGTTCCACGAGCTCGTCATCCGCGAGGATGCCAATACCCGCGGCCGCCCCTCCGGCGAAATCGCCAGGCGGCTGAAGGACGCTGCCATGGCCGCAGGGCTGGCGGACGAAGCAGTCACGATCGTCCTGCAGGAGAGCGATGCCGTGCGATCGGCAGTGGAGCGCTCCGACAAGGATGATCTTGTGGTCCTGATGGTGGACAAGCCGGCGCAAACCTGGGAAGAACTGAACAATCTCACCGGATCGTTCTCGTTGGGATAGCGACCGCAGTTCCGGAAGGGTCCAAACGGCGTCGCACATTTGAGCGGCGCCGTTTTGCTTTGAGAATTTCAGGCAAAGAGCGCGCAGATTTCCGCAGTGTGTTCGTGCGTCATGGCGGCGATCACATCCCCAGGTTGAGCGATCTCGAGCGCGCGCACGACCGCGGTGAACTCGTTCTCCGACGTCTCGTAGGGAACTTCCCGGCCCGCCTTGATGCCACGCACGTACAAACCCATCAGCTCGTCCTGGGTGCGCCCGCGAAGGTAGTGGGTGGTGTTCTTGGCGATCACATAGTCGGATTCGAACGTTGCCAGCCGGCCGATCTCGATCAGCGAGGCGTCGTTTCGGTCACCGGCTGTACCCACCACAGCGATCAGTCGTCCATCCGGTGCGCAAAGGGTGCGCCCGAACGCGAGCAATGCCGCGAGTCCAGCCTCGTTGTGCGCGAAATCGACAATGACTCGTACCCCCGCTCGTTCGAAAATGTTGAGCCGGCCGGGGTTCATTTCTGGTGTGTTCTGGAACGAAGAGAGTCCGTCGCGCACCTGGGTGAGGGTGGCGCCCGCCGCCAGAGCAGCTGCCGCGGCGAAGAGCGAGTTCTCGACCATGAATGTGGCCAGGCCGCCCGATGTGATGGGGACGTCGGCAATCGGCAAGACGGTCGTTGGAATGCCGGTCTCGATCAGCGTGATGTTTCCGTCGATGACGGTCATCACCGGCAAACCGGAAGCGCCATGCGCCAGGAGCTCAGGGGCCGTCGGATCGGTGGATATCAAGAATTTCTGAGCGCGAATATCCCTGGTCGCGTCCATGACCAGCGGATCGCTGGCATTCAGGACAGCGTATCCGTCCGAGCGAGTGATACGCGTGATGACACCCTTGGCCCAGGCGAGCCCCTCGACCGTGCGAACCCCCTGAAGATCGAGATGATCCGGACTGATGTTGGTGAAAACGCTCACGTCGACCGACTGGCAGACGACCCCGCGAAGCAGGATGCCGCCGCGCGCGGTCTCGACGATGGCGACATCGACCTCGGGATCGGTGAGCACGCGTTCTGCCCCCCGTGGTCCCGAGTAGTCGCCGGTCAGCACTTCTTCGCCATTGATGTAGACGCCCGACGAGGATGACCAGCCGACGCTCTGACCTGCATTTCGGAA
This DNA window, taken from Thermomicrobiales bacterium, encodes the following:
- a CDS encoding LLM class flavin-dependent oxidoreductase, with translation MRDVTFGLCTDQNLPWDVHRDRWRYFESLGFSSLWDCDHYQQPSRLDGNYFEGWTLLSALAAETSTARLGVLVTSNTFRHPALVAKMAATIDHISHGRLEVGLGAGWFVPEHEWFGIPFPEPPELVARFREAVQIIDSMLRNEYTTFHGDYYHLENAPARPAPIQRPRPPLTLGAHRRKMLRVVAEYADRWNSNGPPAEIAKRNAILDEHCMEIGRDPASITRSLYVWSALMPVDIWSSVGAFEEMVGVYYEAGMREFIVDSPGPEQFPVLEKVASQFIAK
- the cphA gene encoding cyanophycin synthetase, with the translated sequence MIEFRDHTVYRGPNVWARMPSLRFTVDIGELEERPTNKIPGFYERITELIPSLYEHRCSVGKPGGFLQRMREGTWMGHVLEHVALELQNLAGAEVSRGKTRSTKEKGVYNVVFEYEQEDVGIAAAELAKRLLNHVVYDTEPDFDFQHELEQTVIRTAERLAYGPSTGSIVAEAERRNIPVIRLDPRRSLVQLGHGVHQRRIWATVTSETSNIAVDTASNKELTNRLLHEVGIPVPRGVTVRNVDDAVREARRIRYPVVIKPLDGNHGRGVCINLKDEDEVREFFPTAMSESRAGIVVVESFIEGLDYRILVVNNNVVAVAERVPAHVVGDGEHTVEQLIEITNSDPRRGVGHEKILTRISVDGQTMETLERNGFTLDQVPDKGVVVPLKRTGNMSTGGTSIDRTDDIHPDNEEIARQAAMVVGLDIAGIDFIVPDISKSIRQSGGAIVEVNAGPGFRMHTNPTEGHPRHVGRAVVDMLFPPGSKSRVPIVAVTGTNGKTTTVRMISHIMKTAGRRVGMTTTDGIYIDGTQIMAGDMSGPTSAKMVLKNPTINYAVLETARGGILRSGLGFDRCDIAVVTNVTSDHLGQHGIDSLSDLAKVKAVVPQSVFRDGKSVLSADNEWTVEMARYARGEILYFSMHEDNPVIREHLRNKGRAVILRPVSAGEMITVIENRRETSLLLASQIPATYDGRLRVNVANALAAVTAALADDVQLEYIRQAMRTFTSSFYQTPGRFNLLEFQGRRIIMDYCHNIAGLESMADFVKRMDASRAIAVISMPGDRLDDDIAAFGKLAGETFHELVIREDANTRGRPSGEIARRLKDAAMAAGLADEAVTIVLQESDAVRSAVERSDKDDLVVLMVDKPAQTWEELNNLTGSFSLG
- a CDS encoding cyanophycinase, giving the protein MTVTSAGTSADLAAPVQTERLSQGPVMAIGGAEDKFRDRVILSRFVELSGGKDARIVVIPTASSIESAGERYKAIFLGMGASQVDIAVIGDRPDANSELVVRMIRQATGIFMTGGNQMRLAAIIGGTKAMNAILDRSLHSAVVAGTSAGASILSSHMVAFGSSGNSPKMRMAQMVAGFGLVTGAIIDQHFRQRDRLGRLMMMVASNPSLLGVGVDEDTAAIFTSDGKLEVIGKHSVTIIDGSEAYSDVYRVKRHGGITLSGAKIHVLTSGHIFDMVSRTLIGTPAMIVPDGATEIVQQPV
- a CDS encoding Mur ligase family protein, encoding MDLVEVRELEGPNLFILEPAIKIEVHSTAVRQTVETAPHPYAPSNNVPDEVLRLASLTRDVLAVAGLPDCPVTTVPMETEGNFSIVFPWSDRRIARLVARAVKSAIGGETVDLGGVQESAGTIRQTEPSLEDRPVMIEDEQRSAVTIAVTGTNGKTTTTRLLAHIFRNAGQSVGWSSSSGVYINGEEVLTGDYSGPRGAERVLTDPEVDVAIVETARGGILLRGVVCQSVDVSVFTNISPDHLDLQGVRTVEGLAWAKGVITRITRSDGYAVLNASDPLVMDATRDIRAQKFLISTDPTAPELLAHGASGLPVMTVIDGNITLIETGIPTTVLPIADVPITSGGLATFMVENSLFAAAAALAAGATLTQVRDGLSSFQNTPEMNPGRLNIFERAGVRVIVDFAHNEAGLAALLAFGRTLCAPDGRLIAVVGTAGDRNDASLIEIGRLATFESDYVIAKNTTHYLRGRTQDELMGLYVRGIKAGREVPYETSENEFTAVVRALEIAQPGDVIAAMTHEHTAEICALFA
- a CDS encoding bifunctional homocysteine S-methyltransferase/methylenetetrahydrofolate reductase; the encoded protein is MTNPFLERLQQGPIIGDGAMGTMLHSSGVPHDTVFDVLNLSNPDLVASIHRAYIAAGAEIIETNSYGANRFKLDHLGLAGKVRQLNRVAAKIAREQREVSGRSVFIAGSVGPTLQRLPPIGTASAEKVRAAFREQIEALLEGGVDLLSIETIPDIAEMREALAAARECSDLPVIAMLTFAEDGRTVAGNEAAAVVDMLLEHQVDVIGANCSVGPQRLLQVLEAFSAELDRRGESRALACIPNAGWPTQQGGRLLYPSSPDYFANFAVRAADAGIRVIGGCCGTTPAHVEAMTRAMAERATGTVDTKAPHLPELVVSDSTAPIPGVGLHQPDGFRTELGRKFQVAVEIDPPKGLNPEKALAGAELLKRAGVDAINVADSPMARVRMSALTLCMMIQNQVDIETIVHFTTRDRSLMGIQSELLGAHAAGVRTVLALTGDPPTLGGYPGTSGVYDTDSIGLIRLLTNMNQGLDAVGSSIGSHADFRIGCAVDPTRDDLPLEAERLHAKLDAGAHFVMTQPIFDAEVWLRFLRHFGGDIPVPLMIGILPLQSAKHADFLHNEVPGITLTPDALKRMHAAGPDGRKEGVRMAQELLLDLLPIAQGVYLMPSFGRYEVAAEVLDVLEAASGRDLGIVAAS